From a region of the Odontesthes bonariensis isolate fOdoBon6 chromosome 4, fOdoBon6.hap1, whole genome shotgun sequence genome:
- the misp3 gene encoding uncharacterized protein misp3, whose translation MESDMFDDSQSDSGVSADFSPCSTLEGTTTSTGSLGTFSTETPIEKEIRRAIEREHSLRRSRGLPNLPASPEYAEIPLRKTVLSQSLTSKSEWSQDKDRDFAGKKMLHEIHKEARREQDLLKIGKIPGSYDKGTAPQIKEKKQLFEAFQTPSNATYSISAKSKTASWSSDSSSSSSNSTLENQEEITSQRPTLGDSRVYGSHGIDLLKPTHSQDFPKGGLTNSTLRGPGSSEGTGCQLIILESNPSVPAQMRHHVKAETEAIAHSEGPSNSAYRAREHGGLTGREQEEKEDVASKENPFYKLRPSTNLVKVKQDILVAQEREKELRSQRISLYGGIQAGEGGGVQLISLEGKSPSSSSSKERLDMPDMPGSTSKGGTGPSAGRQSFGKLCMWPPAQGEEERTHRSEVLQGPRTPRQKTPLVQRWESGLIDGYNLEDD comes from the exons ATGGAGAGTGACATGTTTGATGATAGCCAAAGTGACAGTGGAGTGTCAGCAGACTTCTCGCCGTGCAGCACATTGGAGGGCACCACCACCTCGACAGGCTCTCTGGGAACTTTTTCCACAGAGACTCCAATTGAGAAGGAGATCCGACGGGCTATAGAGCGTGAACACAGCCTGAGAAGGTCCAGAGGGCTTCCAAACCTACCCGCCTCTCCAGAGTATGCAGAGATTCCTTTGAGGAAAACTGTTCTTAGCCAGTCGCTAACTTCAAAATCTGAGTGGTCTCAAGACAAAGACAGGGACTTTGCTGGCAAAAAAATGCTGCATGAGATCCACAAAGAGGCCCGGAGGGAACAAGATCTGCTCAAGATTGGGAAAATTCCTGGCTCTTATGACAAAGGTACAGCACCCCAAATAAAAGAGAAGAAGCAGCTTTTCGAGGCTTTTCAAACACCTTCTAACGCAACTTATTCGATCTCAGCCAAAAGTAAGACTGCATCCTGGTCCTCcgatagtagtagtagtagtagtaattcAACCCTGGAGAATCAAGAGGAAATAACATCACAAAGACCCACCCTAGGAGACTCACGAGTGTATGGCAGCCACGGCATAGACCTGCTGAAGCCCACACACAGCCAGGACTTTCCAAAAGGAGGTCTAACTAACTCCACTCTGCGAGGACCAGGCTCCTCTGAGGGGACAGGTTGTCAGCTCATCATCTTGGAGAGTAACCCGAGTGTTCCAGCACAGATGCGTCACCATGTCAAAGCAGAGACAGAGGCTATTGCTCACTCTGAAGGTCCTTCCAACTCAGCATACAGGGCCAGAGAGCATGGTGGGCTGACGGGGAGAgagcaggaggagaaggaggatgTAGCTTCCAAAGAGAACCCCTTTTACAAGCTACGCCCCTCAACTAATTTAGTTAAAGTGAAGCAGGATATCCTGGTCGCTCAAGAGAGGGAAAAGGAGCTTCGCAGCCAGCGGATCAGCCTGTATGGGGGCATACAGGCTGGAGAAGGTGGAGGAGTACAGCTAATCAGCTTGGAAGGAAAGAGTCCATCATCATCGTCTTCAAAGGAAAGACTGGACATGCCTGATATGCCTGGGTCAACATCCAAGGGTGGAACTGGACCCTCAGCAG GACGTCAGTCATTCGGCAAGTTGTGCATGTGGCCCCCCGCCCAGGGTGAAGAGGAGAGGACTCACCGATCAGAG